GGACTTCGCGGCCGCCTCGGGCGACTTCGAGCCCGAGACCACCGAGGAGAAGAGCTGGTTGATGCTCTTGTCGCCCTCGAGGGCCGCCCAGTTCGCGCTGGCCGGCGTGGCCTTCGAGTTGAGCGCGGCGTCGAAGAAGCCCTTCTGGATCGGCGTCACCACGCTGCCGGCTGCCTCGATGCCCTCTTCGCTGTTCGGGATCCAGCCGTCGTTGCCCACGACCCATTCACTCTGGATGTCGGGGCTCGTGGCGATCTTCGTCCACTGCAGGGCCAGGTCGGAGTTCTGGCTCTTGGCCGCGATGCCCCAGTCCGATCCGCCCAGCATGACCGGCTGCGTCTCACCCGACTTGCCCGGCATCGGGAAGGTGCCGAAGTCGTCGTCGGTCAGGGCGGGGTTGGCCTTCTGGATCAGGTCGATCGAGCCATTGGTGTGCAGGATCGTCGCCGTCTTGCCGTCGGCGAAGACCTGCGTCTGGTCGGGGGCGTCGGTGTCGAGGGTCTGCGACGCGGGCGTCGAGTAGGCGTTCTGGAACTCGGTGAAGTCGGCCAGGCCCTGCTGCGCCTCGTCGCTCTCGAGACCGGCCTTCCAGGTGCCGTCGCTCGACGTGGCGATGTCGCCGCCGGCGTCCCAGACGAACTGCATGCCCGCGTACCAGTACTGGCCGGGCAGGTAGAAGGCCGAGAAGTCGGACGCCGTGTTGGCGGCCTTCACCTTGTCGAGGTCGGCCGTGAGCTCGTCGTAGGTGGTGGGGGCCTCGGTGATGCCGGCCTCGGCCCACATCGTCTTGTTGTAGATGACGGCGCGGGCACCGGCGAAGCCCGGCACGGCGTACAGCGAGTCGTCGACGGTCGCGGGCTCCTCGAGACCGGTCAACCAGGTCTGCCCCTGCTTCAGGTCGTCCCGGTACGGCGTCAGGTCGAGGAGCGCGCCGTTGGCGGCGTAGCTGGCGACCTGCGTGTTGCCGAGGTCGAGCACGTCGGGCGGCGTGCTGGTGGCGAGCGCCGTGCTGATCTTCGTGGTGATGCCGTCCCACTGCTGGATCTGGACGTCGACGTCGGCGCCCGTCTGCTCGGTGAACTCGGCGTTGATGGCATCGATCGTCTCGGGCGTGTAGTCACCCGTCATGACCCAGACCGTCAGGGTCTTGCCCTCGCCCTTGGTGGTGGGTACGGCCTGGGGCTCGTCGGACGAGCTGCCGCCCGTGCCCGAGCTCGAGCAGGCGGTCAGGGCGAGTGCCGCAGCCAGGCCCAGGGCTCCGACCGCCGTGTAGCGTTGGATTCGCAATTTCATCTCCTCGTCGTCGAAGCGGGGATGCCGCATCGCTGTGGTCCCGGCCCGCGCTCGCACAAGCGTCGGGTCGGGAATGCGGCACGGGCCAGGGCCCTCGCCGCCTCCGGGGGTGGGCCCCCGAGGTCTGTGGTGGGGCGTTCGCCCCGGGCGGCCGACGAGCCGCTCGCCGGGGTCACGTCAGCCCCAGTTCGGCCTGCAGCACGAACGACGCCGCACCCCGCAGGGCGAGGTCGGTGCCGCTGCCCGCGATGCTCATGGTCAGGCCGTTGCTCACGGCCGACAGCGTGCGCTGCCGCACGGTGTCGCGGGCGGCCCGCAGGAGGGCGCCCTCGACCAGGTCGGCGGGGCCCGACAGCACGACCTCGTCGATGTTGAGCGCACTGATGATGGGGGCGAGCACGAGGCCCAGCGCGCGCCCGGCGTCGTGCAGCACCGCACCCCGCGACCCCTCGTCGTGCTGCAGGAGGCGCGCCCTCAGCTGTGGGGCGGCCAGCACCTCCTCGAGGCAGCCGCGTCGACCGCACGCGCACACGTCGCCGTTCTCGTCGACCGTCACGTGCCCGATCTCACCGGCCGAGAACTGGTCGCCCTCGACGAGCGAGCCGGCGACGACCAGCCCGACGCCGACACCGTGGTCGATCGTCACGACCATGAGGCTCTGCCCGGCCGGGGCTCGCCCGCCTGCGCCCTGCCCGGCCGCGCCGTGCCCGGCTGTACCCTGCCCGGCCGCGCCCTGCCCGGCCTTCTCGCCGAAGGTGCGGATGCCCACGGCCGCGGCGTTGGAATCGTTGCCGACGTGGACGGGCAGCCCGACGTGGTCGGCGAGCCGGGACCGCAGGGGCAGGTCGTACCAGCCGAGGTGGACGGCCGTGCGCACGACGCCGTCGTGGTCGACGATGCCGGGGGTCGCGACGCCGACACCGAGCAGCGGGCGGGTCGTGCGTGAGCCGAGGTCGTCGACGAGTCGTTCGACCAGGGACACGGCGGCCTCGCCGACGGCACCCTCGAGCTCGACGCTGGCGCGCTCGACGACCCCGCCCCGCAGGTCGACGACGGCCCCGACGAAACGGTCGGCGCTCGACAGGTCGACCGTGACGATGTGGAAGGCGTCCGACTCGATGCCGACGAGCGTCGCCGGTTTGCCGACCCTGGCGTCGTCGCGGACGCCGAGCTCGCGTGCGATGCCGACGTCGATCAGTTCGGCCACGAGGGCGGAGACGGTCGGGCGCGTCAGGCCCGAGCGACGGGCGAGGTCGGCCCGACTCATCGAGCCGTCGCGGTAGAGCGCCTCGAGGACCAGCGAGCGGTTGTGCGCGCGGACGGGTGGCTGCTGCTGCCGGGTGATCGTCGTGGTGGTCACGGGCGCGTCCTCTCGTCTCGGCATCGTCGCCGACCTCGGACCCGGTGAGAGGGCCCGTCGGCAGCGGTGCCGGGCGGCGTCGCCGTGGTGGCGTGCCGTTAGTAAATGGGCCTTACAAACACGTGTCAAGGTGCGTGGCGGCGAGTTTACGCACACGAAACACCGGCGGTCAACACCCGAAACATCGTGATCCGTCCGGGCCGATTCCCTTGCCGAGACCTGGTTCGTAAGCTTTACTAACAAACATGTCCACGACCGCCACCGTGTCCGTCACCGTGCCTCCCGGCGCTCTCGACGACGCGCCGGCAGGTGCCTCCGGGGCCGGATCGACGGGGCGGCCGTGAGGGTCGGCCTCGACATCGGCGGCACCAAGATCGACGCGGTCGTCGTCGACGGGTCCGGCGCCCCCGTCCACCGTCTCCGCCTGCCGACGGGTTTCGGCCCTGACGCCGTGTTGGCGAACGCGGCCACGGCGGTCACCTCGTCGGCGGATCGCGTCGGCGTCGCCGTCGGGGCCTTCGAGTCGGTCGGCGTCGGCATCCCCGGCCTGGTCGACGGCAGCACCGGTCGCGTGCGTCACGCGGTGAACATCGGCTTCGACGACGTCGCCGTGGGGTCCACGTTGAGCACCCGGCTCGGGGTGCCGGTCCGGGTCGAGAACGACGTCAACGCGGCCGCCCTCGGCGCGTACCTCGCCATGTCGCTGTCGGGTTCGGTCGGCTACCTCAACCTCGGCACCGGCCTCGCCGCGGGCCTCGTCGTGGACGGCGAACTCTGGCGCGGCTCACGAGGCGTCTCGGGCGAGATCGGGCACGTCCCCGTCGACCCCGGGGGCGAACTCTGCCCCTGTGGGCAGCGCGGGTGCCTCGAGACCGTCGCGGCCGGCGCCGCGGTGTCACGGCACTGGCCGACCGAGGGGGCGTACCCGGCCGTGGCGCTGTTCGCGGCGGCCGACGCCGGCGACCCCGAGGCCGTCCGCGTGCGTGCCGACCTGGCGGCGGGGGTGGCGGCCGCGGTGCGCCTCCTCGTCCTGACGACCGACGTGGACTCGGTCGTGATCGGGGGCGGACTCAGCAACCTCGGTCGCCCCCTGCTCGACGACGTCGCCGGGGTGCTCGACCGGTGGGCGGCGAGGTCGCCGTTCCTCGCCTCGCTCGAGCTCTCGTCGCGCATCGAGCTGCTGCCGCCGGGGTTCCCCGTGGCGGCCGTGGGCGCGGCCACGGTCGGAGCCCGCGGGACGGCCACGGCGACCGCAGCCGCCGTTTGACCGCCACCACGGCGCTCTGCCCCCACACCCCTGTGCTGCCACACCGCCACGCCGCCACGCCGCCACGCCGCCACGCCGCCACGCCGCCACGAGGTGATCACAGCACCAGGGGAAAACCTGGCGCCGTGACCATCTCGTGGTGCAGTGCCCGCCGGTTCAGCGCTACGCCCGGGCCACCCGGAGCGTCACGATCTCGAACGGGCGCAGCGTCAGCTCGACGACAGAACCCGCGGCCCATCGACCCGCCCCGGCGGTGCCCGGCTCGAGCTCGCGCTCGATCAGGTCGGTTCGCCACGCACCGCCGAACCCGCTGTCGGCGTCGACCGTGACCGTGGTCGCCGCCCGCGCGCCGCGTGCCTCGTAGAGCCGCACGATCAGGTCGCCCGAGCGGTCCTCGGCCAGCTTGACCGCCTCGACCAGCACGGCCGGCGACGACGACGTGACGAGCGGAGCCACGGCCGCACCGGACGACCCGTCGACCCGCCGGACGGGCAGGTTGAGGCGGTAGCCCGCGGTCGCCGCGTCGAGCACGTCGGGCGCGACCCGCACCGACGAGCGCAGCACGTGCCACCCCTGGTCGGCGTGGGGGTCGGGGAAGGTCGGCGCCCGCAGCAGCGACTGCCGCACGAGCGTCGTCGTGCCGCCGTCACCACCGTCGGCCGTGTCGCGGGTGCTCCGCGTGATGTCGTGGCCGTACGTGGCGTCGTTCGCCACGGCCACGCCGAAGCCGGGCTCGGCGACGTGCACCCAGCGGTGCGCGACGGTCTCGAACCGGGCGAAGTCCCACGACGTGTTCTGGTGCGTCGGGCGCTGCACGTGACCGAACTGCACCTCGGAGGCGGCCCGGTCGGCGTGCACGTCGAGCGGGAACGCCAGCTTGAGCAACTTCTGCCGCTCGTGCCAGTCGACCTCGGTCTGCACGTGCAGTTCGGCCTCGCCGTCGTCGAGCCACCAGCGCTGCACGATCGTCGAGTCGCCGACGCGGCGCGTCACGACGAGGGCTCCGCCGTCGGCGACTACCGACTCGGCCTCGACCAGGTCGGTGCGGACGTTCTTGTAGGCCTGGTCGACGTCCCACGCGTCCCACTGGTTGGGGGTGTCGCGGAAGAGCTGCAGCAATCCGAGCCGCGAGCCCGGGGCGACGAGGTCGCGCCCCGACGTCGCGTCGACGAGCGAGGTGACCAGGCCGTCCCCGTCGAACACGGCGCTCACGAGTCCGTTGTCGAGCACCCACCCGCCGTCGGAGGCGACCGGCGTCACCGACCCGACCCCCGCCTCCTGCGCCTCACCCGCGGCCGAGCCGGCCGAGGCGTCGACCCCGGCGGCCGGGACCGGCCCGGCGTTGAACGTGGTCGTCGCCGACCCCGACCCGGCGAGCGCCCGCTGGGCCGACCCGATGATCGCCCCGAGCTGCTCGGCGACCCGGGCGTAGTGCCGTTCGGCCTCGTGGTGCACCCAGGCGATCGACGACCCGGGCAGGATGTCGTGGAACTGCTGCAGCAGCACGACGTGCCAGATCTGCTCGAGTTCGTCGTAGGGGTAGTCGAGCAAGCCGCGCGCCGTCGCCGTGGCGCTCCAGAGCTCGGCCTCGCGCAGCAGGTGCTCGCTGCGGCGGTTGCCCTGCTTGGTGCGGGCCTGCGAGGTGTAGGTGCCGCGGTGGAACTCGAGGTACATCTCGCCCGACCAGACGGCCGGGTCGGCGAGTTCGTCACGTGCCTGCGCGAAGAAGGAGGCGGGGGTGCCGACGGTCACGCGCGGTGAGCCCTCGAGGTCGCCGGCCCGTCGCGCGGCCGCCATCATCTCGCGGGTCGGGCCGCCGCCGCCGTCGCCCCAGCCGAACGGGACGATCGAGACGTTCGAGTACCCCTTCTCGGCGTAGCCGCGCTCGGCGTGGGCGAGCTCGGCCGGCGAGAGGTCGGAGTTGTAGGTGTCGACCGGCGGGAAGTGCGTGAAGACCCGGCTGCCGTCGATGCCCTCCCAGAGGAAGGTGTGGTGCGGCATGCGGTTCGTCTCGTTCCAGGACTCCTTCTGGGTGAAGAACGAGCTGGCGCCGGCCGCGCGAGCGATCTGCGGCATGGCGCCCGTGTAGCCGAACGAGTCGGGCAGCCAGACCTCGTCGGCGTCGACGCCGAACTCGCGGAGGAAGAACCCCTTGCCCGCGACGAACTGACGGGCGAGCGCCTCACCGCCGGGCATGTTCGTGTCCGACTCGACCCACATGCCGCCGACGGGTACGAACCGGCCCTCGGCGACCTTCTGCTTCACCCGCTCGAACAGCTCGGGGTAGCGCTCCTTCAGCCAGGCGTACTGCTGGGCGCTCGAGGCGGCGAACACGAAGTCGAGATCGTCGTCCATCAGCGCGACGACGTTCGAGAAGGTGCGGGCGACCTTGCGCTGCGTCTCGCGGACGGGCCAGAGCCAGGCCGAGTCGATGTGCGCGTGGCCGGTCGCGACGACCCGGTGGGCGCTCGCGTTCGCCGGCGCCGCGAGCACGTCGGCGAGCGCGGCCCGCCCGGCCGTCGCCGACCCCGCGACGTCGGCGTGGTCGACGACGTCGCACATCCGGTCGAGGGCCCGCAGGATCTCGTGCCGTCGCGGCGAGGTGAGCTCGAGGGTGCGCATCAGCCCGACGAGCGTCCAGACGTCTCGGTCGAGTTCGGCGACGACCTGGTCGCGTTCGGCGAGCACGATGCTGCGCAGGGCGTAGATCGGGGCGTCGCCGGCGGTCTCGGGGTCGCCCAGCGGTGTCTCGCCGTGGAAGTCGTCGCCGCCGATGTCGGGGTTCGACGCGGCCTCGACGTAGACGTCGATCGTGCTGCCCGGGGTGACGCCCGCGCCGATCGCGGTCAGCGGCACGTAGCCGTTGTACGGCTCGATCGCCTTGACGATGGTGCCGTCGGGTCGCCAGACGAGACCCTCGGCCTGGAACCCGGGTTGGCGGATGCTGAAGCCCAGGTCGACGACGAGCTCGAGGATGGTCGCGGGGTCGGTGCCGAAGTCGTCGGGCACCGTCCCCGTGACGTGGAACCACGTGGTGCCCCACGGGCGGCTCCACGGTGAGCCGACGGCGAACGGCTCGTACGTCTGCGAGACGGCCTCGGCGAAGGGGACCGGCTCGCCGGGCGCCTCCCAGGCCGTGATCGTCAGCGGGACGGCCCGGCGGTAGACCGCCGGTGTGATGCGGTCGCGGACGAAGCGGTCGATGCGGGCCTCGACGAGGACGGTGTTGTCGTGCATGGGATCAGTCTCCTGACGGGCGCGCCGAGGCGCACGGTGGGGCGGGTCGTTCTGTGGATCGAGAGGGCAACGGAGGCACTGGTGGGGAGGCGCGTCACCCCTTCACGGCGCCAGCCAGCGCGTTCGAGCCGCCGAGGGTCCGCGAGACGAGCACGTACAACGCGATGACGGGCACCGAGTAGACGATCGAGAACGCCGCGAGCTGGCCGTAGGCCACCGAGCCGTACTGCCCGAAGAAGTTGAAGATGCTCACGGCCGCGGGCTGCTTGTCGGGGCTGAGCAGCAGCACGAACGGCACGAAGAAGTTCCCCCACGCCTGGATGAACACGAAGATGAACACCACGGCGATGCCCGGCCGCATGAGCGGCACGACGATGCGCGTCAGGGTCGAGAACATCGAGGCCCCGTCGGTCCACGCGGCCTCCTCGAGCGAGATCGGCACCGAGTCCATGAAGTTCTTCGCCATCCAGATCGCCATCGGCAGGCTGGTCGCGGCGAGGAAGAACACCGTGCCGCCGATCGAGTCGATCAGGTTCAGCGAGACGAACAGGCTGTAGACCGGCACCATCATCGCGGTGATGGGCAAGCCGGTGCCGAAGAGGATGCCGTAGAGGAACGGCTTGTTGATGCGCATCCGGTACCGCGAGAGCGGGTACGCCGCGAGGATCGCCACGACGACGGTCACCAGGGCGCAGCCACCCGACACGATGAGGCTGTTGGCCAGCGGCACGAACGAGATCTCGGGCGTCAGCACGGCGGTGAAGTTGTCGAGCGTGAACTGCGACGGCACCTTGGCCGACAACGTCGCCGACGGGTCGAACGAGGCCAGCAGCAGCCAGGCGAGCGGCACGGCGAAGCAGATCGCGATGACGATCAGCACGGCGTTCGAGACGGCCTTCATGCTGCGGCCGCTGGGTGAGGTCATGGCCATGGTCAGTCGACCTCCGGTTTCAGGGCCCTGATGTAGATGATCGAGAAGACCGCGCCGACGAGCAGCATGATCGTGGCGATGGCCGTGCCGAAGCCCAGCTGCGAGAACTGGAAGGCCTCTTGGTAGGCCAGGATCGGCAGGGTCGTGCTGTTCGTGCCCGGCCCGCCGCCGGTCATCACGTAGATCAGCGTGAAGACCGAGAGCGTCTGCAACGTGGTCAGCATGAGGTTGGTCGAGATGCTGCGTCGGATGACCGGCAGCGTGATGTAGACCAGGCGCTGCCAGCCGGTGGCGCCGTCGACCTCGGCCGACTCGGTGATCTCGGGGGGCACCTCCTGCACCGCCGCCGAGTAGACGAGCATCGAGAACGCGGCGCCGCGCCAGATGTTGGCGAGGATCACCGAGAGCATCGGCATCGCGTAGAGCCAGTTGGCGCCGGTGATGCCGAACCACGACAGGACCGTGTTGAGCGTGCCCGCGTCGTTGAAGAACGCGTACGCCGCGAAGGCGGCGACGATCTCGGGCAGCACCCATGCGGCGATGACGAACGTGCCGACGATCGAGCGCACGACCTTGTGGCCGTTCCGCATCAGCAGGGCGAGCCCCAGGCCGACGACGTTCTGCCCGACCACGGCCGAGAAGAAGACGAACGCGAGCGTCAGCAGCACCGACTTCGGGAAGTCCGGGTCGGCGAACAGCTCGGTGTAGTTGCGGAACCCGATGAACTCCGACCCGCCGGCGGCGTAGCCGGTCAGCGAGGCGTCGGTGAACGAGCCGTAGAAGCTCGAGATGACGGGCCCCAGCAGGAACAGGGCCAGCAGCACGAACGCCGGGACGAGCGGCAGGGTGCGGGCGCCGGTGCGCAGGGCGCGCGCCTTCGACGCACCCGCCCGGCGACCCGGCTTCTCGCCGTGGGGCCCGGGGCCGGGCCCGGAGGCCCCCGGTCGGCCGCTCTCACGGCCGACCGGGGTGGGGGCGATGGTCGCCATCCGGCTAGTCCCCCGCCTTCTGCGTCTGGTCCTCGCCGACGATGCCGACCAGTTGGTCGTCGAACGCGGCCGCCGCCTCCTCGGGCGACTGCTGCCCGGTCATGACGGCCTCCATCGCGACGGTGATCTCGTTCGAGATGCGGCTGTAGTCGGTGGTCGCCGGACGGAAGTGCGTCACCGGCACGATCGACGAGAAGAACTCGAAGGTCGGGTTGCTGCCGACGTACTCGGGGTCCTCCGCGACGTCGCTGCGCACCGCGATCTGGCTGGCGGCGATGTCGTAGCTCTGCGAGCCGTCCTTGTCGAGGGCGTCGGCGATGAACTCGAACGCCTTGTCGGGGTTCTTCGTCTTCGAGCCGACGGCCAGCGTCCAGCCGCCCGACATGCTCGTGGCGCCGGGCTTCGCACCGTCCTGGGTGGGCATGGGCGCCTGGCCCATCACGTCGTTCCACTCGGGCC
This genomic interval from Frigoribacterium sp. Leaf415 contains the following:
- a CDS encoding ROK family transcriptional regulator, which encodes MTTTTITRQQQPPVRAHNRSLVLEALYRDGSMSRADLARRSGLTRPTVSALVAELIDVGIARELGVRDDARVGKPATLVGIESDAFHIVTVDLSSADRFVGAVVDLRGGVVERASVELEGAVGEAAVSLVERLVDDLGSRTTRPLLGVGVATPGIVDHDGVVRTAVHLGWYDLPLRSRLADHVGLPVHVGNDSNAAAVGIRTFGEKAGQGAAGQGTAGHGAAGQGAGGRAPAGQSLMVVTIDHGVGVGLVVAGSLVEGDQFSAGEIGHVTVDENGDVCACGRRGCLEEVLAAPQLRARLLQHDEGSRGAVLHDAGRALGLVLAPIISALNIDEVVLSGPADLVEGALLRAARDTVRQRTLSAVSNGLTMSIAGSGTDLALRGAASFVLQAELGLT
- a CDS encoding ROK family protein — protein: MRVGLDIGGTKIDAVVVDGSGAPVHRLRLPTGFGPDAVLANAATAVTSSADRVGVAVGAFESVGVGIPGLVDGSTGRVRHAVNIGFDDVAVGSTLSTRLGVPVRVENDVNAAALGAYLAMSLSGSVGYLNLGTGLAAGLVVDGELWRGSRGVSGEIGHVPVDPGGELCPCGQRGCLETVAAGAAVSRHWPTEGAYPAVALFAAADAGDPEAVRVRADLAAGVAAAVRLLVLTTDVDSVVIGGGLSNLGRPLLDDVAGVLDRWAARSPFLASLELSSRIELLPPGFPVAAVGAATVGARGTATATAAAV
- a CDS encoding sugar ABC transporter substrate-binding protein encodes the protein MRIQRYTAVGALGLAAALALTACSSSGTGGSSSDEPQAVPTTKGEGKTLTVWVMTGDYTPETIDAINAEFTEQTGADVDVQIQQWDGITTKISTALATSTPPDVLDLGNTQVASYAANGALLDLTPYRDDLKQGQTWLTGLEEPATVDDSLYAVPGFAGARAVIYNKTMWAEAGITEAPTTYDELTADLDKVKAANTASDFSAFYLPGQYWYAGMQFVWDAGGDIATSSDGTWKAGLESDEAQQGLADFTEFQNAYSTPASQTLDTDAPDQTQVFADGKTATILHTNGSIDLIQKANPALTDDDFGTFPMPGKSGETQPVMLGGSDWGIAAKSQNSDLALQWTKIATSPDIQSEWVVGNDGWIPNSEEGIEAAGSVVTPIQKGFFDAALNSKATPASANWAALEGDKSINQLFSSVVSGSKSPEAAAKSFDEATDEALND
- a CDS encoding alpha-mannosidase; translated protein: MHDNTVLVEARIDRFVRDRITPAVYRRAVPLTITAWEAPGEPVPFAEAVSQTYEPFAVGSPWSRPWGTTWFHVTGTVPDDFGTDPATILELVVDLGFSIRQPGFQAEGLVWRPDGTIVKAIEPYNGYVPLTAIGAGVTPGSTIDVYVEAASNPDIGGDDFHGETPLGDPETAGDAPIYALRSIVLAERDQVVAELDRDVWTLVGLMRTLELTSPRRHEILRALDRMCDVVDHADVAGSATAGRAALADVLAAPANASAHRVVATGHAHIDSAWLWPVRETQRKVARTFSNVVALMDDDLDFVFAASSAQQYAWLKERYPELFERVKQKVAEGRFVPVGGMWVESDTNMPGGEALARQFVAGKGFFLREFGVDADEVWLPDSFGYTGAMPQIARAAGASSFFTQKESWNETNRMPHHTFLWEGIDGSRVFTHFPPVDTYNSDLSPAELAHAERGYAEKGYSNVSIVPFGWGDGGGGPTREMMAAARRAGDLEGSPRVTVGTPASFFAQARDELADPAVWSGEMYLEFHRGTYTSQARTKQGNRRSEHLLREAELWSATATARGLLDYPYDELEQIWHVVLLQQFHDILPGSSIAWVHHEAERHYARVAEQLGAIIGSAQRALAGSGSATTTFNAGPVPAAGVDASAGSAAGEAQEAGVGSVTPVASDGGWVLDNGLVSAVFDGDGLVTSLVDATSGRDLVAPGSRLGLLQLFRDTPNQWDAWDVDQAYKNVRTDLVEAESVVADGGALVVTRRVGDSTIVQRWWLDDGEAELHVQTEVDWHERQKLLKLAFPLDVHADRAASEVQFGHVQRPTHQNTSWDFARFETVAHRWVHVAEPGFGVAVANDATYGHDITRSTRDTADGGDGGTTTLVRQSLLRAPTFPDPHADQGWHVLRSSVRVAPDVLDAATAGYRLNLPVRRVDGSSGAAVAPLVTSSSPAVLVEAVKLAEDRSGDLIVRLYEARGARAATTVTVDADSGFGGAWRTDLIERELEPGTAGAGRWAAGSVVELTLRPFEIVTLRVARA
- a CDS encoding carbohydrate ABC transporter permease, translated to MATIAPTPVGRESGRPGASGPGPGPHGEKPGRRAGASKARALRTGARTLPLVPAFVLLALFLLGPVISSFYGSFTDASLTGYAAGGSEFIGFRNYTELFADPDFPKSVLLTLAFVFFSAVVGQNVVGLGLALLMRNGHKVVRSIVGTFVIAAWVLPEIVAAFAAYAFFNDAGTLNTVLSWFGITGANWLYAMPMLSVILANIWRGAAFSMLVYSAAVQEVPPEITESAEVDGATGWQRLVYITLPVIRRSISTNLMLTTLQTLSVFTLIYVMTGGGPGTNSTTLPILAYQEAFQFSQLGFGTAIATIMLLVGAVFSIIYIRALKPEVD
- a CDS encoding carbohydrate ABC transporter permease, with the translated sequence MAMTSPSGRSMKAVSNAVLIVIAICFAVPLAWLLLASFDPSATLSAKVPSQFTLDNFTAVLTPEISFVPLANSLIVSGGCALVTVVVAILAAYPLSRYRMRINKPFLYGILFGTGLPITAMMVPVYSLFVSLNLIDSIGGTVFFLAATSLPMAIWMAKNFMDSVPISLEEAAWTDGASMFSTLTRIVVPLMRPGIAVVFIFVFIQAWGNFFVPFVLLLSPDKQPAAVSIFNFFGQYGSVAYGQLAAFSIVYSVPVIALYVLVSRTLGGSNALAGAVKG